In Chaetodon auriga isolate fChaAug3 chromosome 9, fChaAug3.hap1, whole genome shotgun sequence, the genomic window CAGCCGCGCTCGCTTCAGTTTAAACGGCGTTTAAACCCACCTGGTAGTTGGGGTTGTCAATCATGGGGGGCTTCCACTTGCCCTTGTAGCTGGGGTTGTCAATCATTGGTCGTTTCCAGGTGCCACAGCCAGGGGCGGACTCACAGGCGGGGTTAGGGATCTGAGGAGCCTCCCATTCGCCATCCATGTCCTCATCCCTGATGGACAGGAAGAGCAGAGCGAGGTCAATCAGAGCGACACACAAACAGGGTCTGAGGTTTTATCgagtcagccaatcagtgacCTCGGCCTTGTGACGAAGGTCAACGCGTTATGACTCACCAGTCTTCAGGTTTGACGGCGTCGGGGTCTCCGATGTACTCTGGCTCATCGTCCAGCCAGCCGTCAggtttcactgcagcttcatcagGAATCTGGGCGGGAGCGTCCTcatccctgcacacacacacacacacacacacacacacacacagagacacacacagacacagagacacacacacacacacagagacacacacagacacagacacagagacacacagacacacacacacacagacacagagacacagacacacacacacacagacacacacacacacacacacacacacagacacagacacacacacacacacacacacacacacacacacacagacacacacacacacacacacacacacacacacagacacagacacacacacacacagagacacagacacacagacacacacacacacacacagacagacagacagacagacagacacacacacacacacacacacacacacacacacacacacacacacagacacacagacacacacacacacacacacacacagacacagacacacacacacacacacacacacacacagacacagacacacacacacacagagacacagacacacagacacacacacacacacacacacacacagacagacagacagacagacagacagacagacacacacacacacacacacacacagaaatatcagTGAGGACATAGGAGCGCACTAATCtcgtcctcctgctctccatgtTAACTGGCTGCGTGCACTGACCAGTCCTCGGGCTTGGTGGCAGCGGGGTCCTGGATCTTGGGCCTCTCGTCCCAGTCCTCCGGCTTCTGGTCGTCGGGGTCCTCGATCTCAGCTGGGGGGTTCACAGGGGGGGTCATGTCTGTCAGCAGGCTGCCGCTGTTCACCACCGTCTGATCCACCAGTACCTCAAAGGTGTTATCAGGGTTCACCACTGGGGGGCGACAGAGGAGTTACACACCTGGACTCtcactagtgtgtgtgtgtgtgtgtgtgtgtgtgtgtgtgtgtgtgtgtgtgtgcgcgcgcgcgtgcctTACCCAGCGTGTACAGGTAGGTAGGTGtaggtgtaggtgtgtgtgtgtgtgtgtgtgtgtgttacccagCGAGTacaggtgggtgtgtgtgtgcgtgtgtgtggtgtgtgtgtgtgtgtgtgtgcgcgcgcgtgcgtgccTTACCCAGcgtgtacaagtgtgtgtgtgtgtgtgtgtgttacccagCGAGTAcaggtgggtgggtgtgtgtgtgtgtgtgtgtgcgtgtgtgtgcgtgttaccCAGCGAGTacaggtgggtgtgtgtgtgggtgtgtgtgtgtgtgtgtgtgtgtgtgtgtgtgtgtgtgtgttacccagCGAGTacaggtgatgtgtgtgtgtgtgtgtgcgtgtgttaccCAGCGAGTACaggtgatgtgtgtgcgtgtgtgtgcgtgtgtgtgcgttaccCAGCAAGTACaggtgggtgtgcgtgtgtgtgtgcgtgcgtgcgtgcgtgccttACCCAgcgtgtacaggtgtgtgtgtgtgtgtgtgtgtgtgtgtgtgtgtgttacccagcgagtacaggtgtgtgtgtgtgtgtgtgtgtgtgtgtgtgtgtgtgtgtgcgtgcgtgcgtgccttACCCAgcgtgtacaggtgtgtgtgtgtgtgtgtgtgtgttacccagCGAGTacaggtgatgtgtgtgtgtgtgtgtgcgtgtgtgtgtgtgtgtgtgttacccagCAAGTacaggtgatgtgtgtgtgtgtgtgtgcgtgtgtgtgtgttacccagCGAGTacaggtgggtgtgtgtgtgtgtgtgtgtgtgtgtgtgcgtgcgtgcgtgccttACCCAgcgtgtacaggtgtgtgtgtgtgtgtgtgtgtgtgtgttacccagcgagtacaggtgtgtgtgtgtgtgtgtgtgtgtgtgtgtgtgtgtgcgtgtgcgtgcgtgcgtgccttACCCAGCGTGTACAGGTGTGTCTTCTTGTCGGTGTAGTACGTCCTCAGGTCGGCGTCGGGCTTCTTGGCGTGCTTCTCTTCGTACTCTCCCGTCTTGGGGTTCTTGTGTCTGAAGATGAAGTGCAGCTTGTAGTCTTCTCCACATTTGTCGGGTCCGAACATGATGGTGTACGGAGTTTTATCCACAAACTGGTCCTGAGGAGACACACACGGCTTCAGCTGCCGGACgagtttcttttctctttcattcattcattcattcattcattcatcccaCTCAAACATTAATGTTTCATTGTGTGTCAATGCTGCAGATCAAGCGccggtgtgtgtctgtgtgcaacaACTGACCAGGTCCAGGTCAAGAGTCTGAGTCAGCAGCTTGACGTAGGCGCCGCCGCAGTCGATACCCGACTGGAAGTTCACCTCGTACCTGAACGCAGAGGAGAGAGCGGTGAAGAGGCCTGACGGACAAACGCAGCGAGGAAGATGAAGGTCAGGCAAACGAACGCCGTTCTTACTGGACTATGAGGGGCTTGGTGTCGAAGGTGAAAGGTCGCAGCAGCTGGGCTGAGATGGCATGATGTTTGGCTCGTGACTTCAGGACCAGACCTTTATCTCCAGGCAGCTTAGtgtccttcatctcctccaccgCCCACTGACCTGTTCATgacgtcatcatcatcatcatcatcatcatcatcatcatgatcatcatcatcatcatcatcatgcacaGCACCTGTCAACAACTATGACCAGGTGAGGAGACACTACGACTTAAATCAAGAGTTTATCTCAGTACGGTGGCCTTTTGAGGACATCTCAGCAGCCAGCGTGCAGACACTCCAGCCCTTCACTAGTTCACATGCAGCTGTTCTACGTGACACAGATCTACGTGCCACCACACAGTCTTTCTACAGGCTGTGTAGAACATCTGGACTGTACATCTGTACCTACCATCATACTTGGCGATGTCTTCATCGGCGTCCTCCTTCTTGGCGCTGGACACCACCCAGCTGAAAGccaacagacaggcaggttAGTTCCTGTCACACCTGAGCTCAGAGCTCAGCGGGCAGGTTCCACAgaccacagaggaaacatttcagaTAAATCGATCACATGTTCACCGTCCGAACTCTAAAAATCTAAACGTGGTCACACAGTAACTGCTCTGAGTCTCCTTCACATCATctgcccagtgcatgctgggatactCTGCTATCCAACGCTGACATGAGCATCTTTGAGGAAACGGGCGGAACAAAACTGTTTCGGGTCGCTTGGATCCTTCTTGTGTAAAGATGTACTTTAACTGCAGTCAGACCGTGTGTGAGTGACGTGTGCTCACCCATCAAGTGTCCCCCGGTCAAAAGACTCAGCGATGAAATGTTCCCCCATCGGCTCCGGAGCCTTGTAGGTCACCTGAAcgagggagaagaaaggaggtGAAGATAGAGTCAGACAGAGGAGACGTGTTTGTTCTGTCACATCGTGTCCTGACAGCGAGACAGAAGACACTCTGCTGGTCTGCAGGGACTCAGACACTGAGGTTCACTGGTTTCACTGGAGTTCAGCTTCCAGACCAcaatgacagagaaacacaaagtcaCCACACAACGAAACCAAGTCCTCTGCTGCCAACCGCCATGTTCCTGTTTACAAAACTTATATTCACTATATTCACTCAATATTCACTGTCAGTGTTAGTGTTTCTTCCAATCAAGCAATTATTCAGAACATAATTAAGTTTGAGGACGACACGTTTCAGGTGTGAAACAGGTTTATTTGATGTCACAGTGGATCGTTTGAGGTTTCCACAGTGAAAGCAGGTCAGCGGGTCAGATGAGTCCGATCAAACCGACCTCCTGATCGGGACGGTCAATCAGTAACAGACGCTTCCTGGGACACTTGAAAATCCTCCTCGTGGAATAAATAAATCTCGTTCTGCTGTTCAACATCACAGTCTCATAAGTGACCGTTAACAATGGTCCAATGAGCAGTCTTACCTTCGGTGTGGGAGGAGTTTTAGGAGCAGGTGGAGCCTCATCCTGAACGTCTCCCTCTAGATCCTCCagttcctcctcagctccagccAAACCCAGATCCAGCTCGTCCTCCACGTCCATGTCGTCACCCAGAGCGTCCTCGACCAGGTCCTCAGCCCGAGAGACAGGGGctaaagagaggcagaggaggcctgCTGCCAGAAGAACACACAACCCAACCCGCTGATCCATagtctgcagagaggaggaggaggaggaggaggaggaggaggagagagtgagcacATCTGTTCCAGCTGTTTggcttcatgtttgttttcactctcaCCACGACTCTGCTCTTCAAACGCGGTTTGACTCATTCAGGCCAAAACAACCCAGTTTATtctgtgctcttattttgaaagaaaggcAAAAGCAGTCAAGTGCTGAAATCATGATGAGCCTTCATATTACTGGCCTAGTGCTGATCACATACTGTTGTCCCTGTGCATGCTGGGACGGGAACAGATCCATGAACCTCACTTCGTTCTACACTATGTCCCACAGTGTTCACACACTTTGATCACTGGTCAGActggtgggggtggtggtgcGTGATTGGTGGAGGCTCTCAATGGACATGAAGACACTTAAATGAACAGTCATGTGTTCTGGCTTCACTGAGCCTTTCGCAGATCCTGTCATGTGTAAGTTCAGTCATAATCACGCTGACAGATGTCAGTGATTTCTCAAGAATCTGCCCATTCAACTTCAGTTCATCACAAAACCAAACTCTGATGAGACATTaagacagacaagcagctgtgtgtgaggaCTCCTTCATGGACATGGTTCAGCTGAGCACGCCTCGTCGTGATCGAGCTGCCTGTCAATAGTTTGGGTTTAAGGACTCGGCGGGTCCAGGAGGATCTTAAACCTGGTCCAGAGACCCACAGAGGCTTCGTCCCTCATGAGCTGTCTTCAGTCCTCACATGTTGCTGTGATGTTTGACAACTGTCCACGTTCCCTGGTGTATTTCAAAGCTCCATGAACTCTCCGTGGA contains:
- the canx gene encoding calnexin isoform X2 gives rise to the protein MDQRVGLCVLLAAGLLCLSLAPVSRAEDLVEDALGDDMDVEDELDLGLAGAEEELEDLEGDVQDEAPPAPKTPPTPKVTYKAPEPMGEHFIAESFDRGTLDGWVVSSAKKEDADEDIAKYDGQWAVEEMKDTKLPGDKGLVLKSRAKHHAISAQLLRPFTFDTKPLIVQYEVNFQSGIDCGGAYVKLLTQTLDLDLDQFVDKTPYTIMFGPDKCGEDYKLHFIFRHKNPKTGEYEEKHAKKPDADLRTYYTDKKTHLYTLVVNPDNTFEVLVDQTVVNSGSLLTDMTPPVNPPAEIEDPDDQKPEDWDERPKIQDPAATKPEDWDEDAPAQIPDEAAVKPDGWLDDEPEYIGDPDAVKPEDWDEDMDGEWEAPQIPNPACESAPGCGTWKRPMIDNPSYKGKWKPPMIDNPNYQGVWKPRKIPNPAFFEDLHPFRMTPFSALGLELWSMTSDIFFDNFFITDDRNTADRWAADGWGLKKAAEGAAEPGLAAQMLSAAEERPWLWVVYVLTVALPLVLIIVFCCTGKKKSPATPAAEYKKTDEAQPDVKEEDEEEEEEEEKAEEAEKSSPAEEKSDEEESPEKEEEEEEAEKEEEKEATGDEKLEDDVLRRSPRNRKIRRD
- the canx gene encoding calnexin isoform X1 produces the protein MDQRVGLCVLLAAGLLCLSLAPVSRAEDLVEDALGDDMDVEDELDLGLAGAEEELEDLEGDVQDEAPPAPKTPPTPKVTYKAPEPMGEHFIAESFDRGTLDGWVVSSAKKEDADEDIAKYDGQWAVEEMKDTKLPGDKGLVLKSRAKHHAISAQLLRPFTFDTKPLIVQYEVNFQSGIDCGGAYVKLLTQTLDLDLDQFVDKTPYTIMFGPDKCGEDYKLHFIFRHKNPKTGEYEEKHAKKPDADLRTYYTDKKTHLYTLVVNPDNTFEVLVDQTVVNSGSLLTDMTPPVNPPAEIEDPDDQKPEDWDERPKIQDPAATKPEDWDEDAPAQIPDEAAVKPDGWLDDEPEYIGDPDAVKPEDWDEDMDGEWEAPQIPNPACESAPGCGTWKRPMIDNPSYKGKWKPPMIDNPNYQGVWKPRKIPNPAFFEDLHPFRMTPFSALGLELWSMTSDIFFDNFFITDDRNTADRWAADGWGLKKAAEGAAEPGLAAQMLSAAEERPWLWVVYVLTVALPLVLIIVFCCTGKKKSPATPAAEYKKTDEAQPDVKEEDEEEEEEEEKAEEAEKSSPAAEEKSDEEESPEKEEEEEEAEKEEEKEATGDEKLEDDVLRRSPRNRKIRRD
- the canx gene encoding calnexin isoform X4 translates to MDQRVGLCVLLAAGLLCLSLAPVSRAEDLVEDALGDDMDVEDELDLGLAGAEEELEDLEGDVQDEAPPAPKTPPTPKVTYKAPEPMGEHFIAESFDRGTLDGWVVSSAKKEDADEDIAKYDGQWAVEEMKDTKLPGDKGLVLKSRAKHHAISAQLLRPFTFDTKPLIVQYEVNFQSGIDCGGAYVKLLTQTLDLDLDQFVDKTPYTIMFGPDKCGEDYKLHFIFRHKNPKTGEYEEKHAKKPDADLRTYYTDKKTHLYTLVVNPDNTFEVLVDQTVVNSGSLLTDMTPPVNPPAEIEDPDDQKPEDWDERPKIQDPAATKPEDWDEDAPAQIPDEAAVKPDGWLDDEPEYIGDPDAVKPEDWDEDMDGEWEAPQIPNPACESAPGCGTWKRPMIDNPSYKGKWKPPMIDNPNYQGVWKPRKIPNPAFFEDLHPFRMTPFSALGLELWSMTSDIFFDNFFITDDRNTADRWAADGWGLKKAAEGAAEPGLAAQMLSAAEERPWLWVVYVLTVALPLVLIIVFCCTGKKKSPATPAAEYKKTDEAQPDVKEEDEEEEEEEEKAEEAEKSSPGC
- the canx gene encoding calnexin isoform X3, whose amino-acid sequence is MDQRVGLCVLLAAGLLCLSLAPVSRAEDLVEDALGDDMDVEDELDLGLAGAEEELEDLEGDVQDEAPPAPKTPPTPKVTYKAPEPMGEHFIAESFDRGTLDGWVVSSAKKEDADEDIAKYDGQWAVEEMKDTKLPGDKGLVLKSRAKHHAISAQLLRPFTFDTKPLIVQYEVNFQSGIDCGGAYVKLLTQTLDLDLDQFVDKTPYTIMFGPDKCGEDYKLHFIFRHKNPKTGEYEEKHAKKPDADLRTYYTDKKTHLYTLVVNPDNTFEVLVDQTVVNSGSLLTDMTPPVNPPAEIEDPDDQKPEDWDERPKIQDPAATKPEDWDEDAPAQIPDEAAVKPDGWLDDEPEYIGDPDAVKPEDWDEDMDGEWEAPQIPNPACESAPGCGTWKRPMIDNPSYKGKWKPPMIDNPNYQGVWKPRKIPNPAFFEDLHPFRMTPFSALGLELWSMTSDIFFDNFFITDDRNTADRWAADGWGLKKAAEGAAEPGLAAQMLSAAEERPWLWVVYVLTVALPLVLIIVFCCTGKKKSPATPAAEYKKTDEAQPDVKEEDEEEEEEEEKAEEAEKSSPEEKSDEEESPEKEEEEEEAEKEEEKEATGDEKLEDDVLRRSPRNRKIRRD